One stretch of bacterium DNA includes these proteins:
- a CDS encoding type II secretion system protein, whose protein sequence is MVKRIQAFTLIEILVVVAITTIMMGLLLGPIILGFKYTAQAQTAIEAQNTARLVLETISRELSNAVFVFDNSTLDSPVNIYVKNRNGDIVPVPLQYAKIDFVPPGQGDTGNRLDPTTQKEMGSLNLPLRPGVVFIRYFIGLQKNYDAKTSRSITSYVNTYEDPRGLQTQSDNMYVLYRAEVRTASLDPNTNTMKPNTDLFDLDANGQPILNDPNFFYGTHAAAWRAASHVVVELSNTDLIQVLREKRGDRGIIYEADTDGNPQNDLPKVIPLVSFTPQTISNEPALAARAQSQGIEVVDVTPSFAPALDPANSQFLSADEATGVAPTQYNSQHPGWTLTSSVTLYRTPSTIAQPDYYRYSLDYNTGHMTIRHFGPNQLPDGTPQFDVTAYMASVRAGSPTFNGALLADATDFDVTPFSVDTKAGVVMTAFPHDVLMPANAAQPFTFDVGPPTIPVLTGIPNNNL, encoded by the coding sequence ATGGTGAAGCGAATACAAGCGTTCACGCTAATTGAGATACTGGTAGTAGTTGCGATCACTACCATTATGATGGGGCTGTTATTAGGGCCTATCATCCTAGGATTTAAATACACTGCACAGGCACAGACTGCCATTGAAGCGCAGAATACTGCGCGTCTTGTTTTGGAAACAATTTCGCGTGAGCTTTCGAACGCCGTTTTTGTTTTTGATAACTCCACACTTGATAGTCCTGTCAATATCTACGTTAAGAACAGAAATGGCGACATCGTTCCGGTTCCTTTGCAATATGCAAAAATCGACTTCGTTCCACCCGGCCAGGGTGATACCGGCAATCGGCTCGACCCAACGACTCAAAAAGAAATGGGTTCGCTGAACCTTCCCCTTCGGCCTGGAGTAGTCTTCATTCGTTACTTTATTGGGCTTCAGAAGAATTATGATGCGAAGACAAGTAGATCCATCACTTCTTATGTCAATACTTATGAAGACCCACGCGGACTTCAGACACAGAGCGATAACATGTATGTGCTCTATCGGGCTGAAGTGCGAACGGCTAGTTTAGACCCTAATACGAATACCATGAAACCGAATACGGACTTGTTCGATCTCGATGCCAATGGTCAGCCGATCCTGAACGATCCCAATTTCTTCTATGGGACTCATGCCGCTGCCTGGAGAGCTGCCAGTCATGTTGTGGTTGAACTAAGTAATACGGACTTGATTCAGGTTCTTAGGGAGAAACGCGGTGACCGTGGGATTATTTATGAAGCTGACACGGATGGTAATCCTCAGAACGATCTGCCAAAGGTTATTCCGCTGGTTTCTTTTACACCGCAAACGATTTCAAATGAACCGGCATTGGCGGCTCGCGCTCAGTCTCAGGGTATTGAAGTGGTCGATGTGACGCCTTCTTTTGCTCCTGCGTTGGATCCTGCTAATTCTCAATTTCTCTCTGCGGACGAAGCGACCGGTGTTGCGCCGACACAATATAATTCACAACATCCGGGATGGACGTTGACATCATCGGTGACACTGTATAGGACCCCTTCAACTATCGCTCAACCAGACTATTATCGTTACAGCTTGGATTACAACACAGGCCATATGACGATTCGCCATTTTGGGCCAAATCAGTTGCCGGATGGAACTCCTCAATTTGATGTTACCGCCTATATGGCATCCGTTCGGGCAGGATCTCCTACCTTTAACGGCGCACTCTTAGCTGATGCTACGGATTTCGATGTGACCCCCTTCAGTGTTGATACAAAAGCAGGCGTGGTCATGACGGCTTTTCCGCATGATGTGCTGATGCCGGCAAATGCTGCACAACCGTTTACATTCGATGTAGGGCCTCCCACTATTCCAGTGTTGACCGGTATTCCAAATAACAATTTA
- a CDS encoding prepilin-type N-terminal cleavage/methylation domain-containing protein — protein MKNRGMTLIEVLTVIAIITILAAIILPVTGMVREKARRASCQSNLASLSTALKSYKLSEGGYPPQLLGYVERFNAAVVPVEQMKNGFLVTRGSSLDIGIFRCANRYKLDSVTTVIPVWPLFVWPAGSTLSGPINTKAGQPFQHDGVNSELYVFDSFDMGFNKISNRFEEHYTLFWTTMGLDDTITDKGSDDLRQLGYKVPDESAIVTWDSYHYSTGQNAGLPESGKNAIVLYLNGSVKLEDQRVIAQYGWAYRPSP, from the coding sequence ATGAAGAACCGAGGAATGACACTCATAGAAGTTTTGACTGTAATTGCGATCATCACCATTTTGGCCGCAATTATTCTGCCGGTAACCGGCATGGTCCGTGAGAAAGCGCGGCGTGCAAGCTGTCAATCTAATCTAGCCAGCCTTTCTACTGCTCTAAAATCTTACAAACTCAGCGAAGGCGGATATCCTCCGCAATTGTTGGGTTATGTTGAGAGATTTAACGCAGCCGTTGTTCCGGTTGAGCAGATGAAAAATGGCTTTCTTGTTACCAGAGGCTCGAGTTTAGATATTGGCATCTTCCGATGCGCTAATCGTTATAAGTTGGATAGCGTTACAACAGTGATCCCTGTTTGGCCTTTATTTGTATGGCCTGCAGGCTCGACGTTGAGCGGACCAATTAATACTAAAGCGGGTCAACCTTTTCAGCACGATGGCGTTAACTCTGAGCTATACGTTTTCGATAGTTTCGATATGGGCTTCAACAAGATATCCAACCGATTTGAAGAGCATTACACTTTGTTCTGGACAACCATGGGATTGGATGATACTATAACCGACAAAGGTAGTGATGATTTGAGGCAGTTGGGTTATAAAGTTCCGGATGAGAGCGCAATCGTAACTTGGGACAGCTACCACTATAGTACAGGACAGAATGCAGGGCTTCCTGAATCGGGCAAAAACGCGATCGTTCTTTATCTGAATGGATCCGTAAAGCTGGAAGATCAGAGAGTGATAGCGCAGTACGGATGGGCTTACAGGCCATCACCTTAG